Proteins encoded in a region of the Odocoileus virginianus isolate 20LAN1187 ecotype Illinois chromosome 9, Ovbor_1.2, whole genome shotgun sequence genome:
- the NUDT5 gene encoding ADP-sugar pyrophosphatase isoform X2 — MEQESAGSSRNTKQSIISEELISEGKWVKLEKTTYRDPTGKTRTWETVKRTTRKGQSADGVAIIPVLQRTLHYECIILVKQFRPPMGGYCLEFPAGLIDDNESPEAAALRELEEETGYKGDVADCSPAVCMDPGLSNCTTHIVTVTINGDDAENVRPKPKPGDGEFVEVISLPKNDLLNRLEALIAEEHLTVDARVYSYALALKHANTKPFEVPFLKF; from the exons ATGGAACAGGAATCAGCAGGCTCTTCCCGAAATACCAAACAGTCTATTATCTCAGAGGAG TtaatttcagaaggaaaatggGTCAAACTTGAAAAAACAACTTACAGAGATCCTACTGGTAAAACAAG AACATGGGAGACTGTGAAGCGGACAACCAGGAAAGGCCAGTCGGCTGACG GTGTGGCAATCATCCCTGTGTTGCAGAGAACCCTTCACTACGAATGCATCATTCTGGTGAAGCAGTTCCGACCCCCGATGGGAGGCTACTGCCTAGAATTCCCCGCGG GTCTCATCGATGACAACGAAAGCCCAGAAGCAGCTGCTCTTCGGGAACTCGAGGAGGAAACCGGCTACAAGGGCGATGTTGCTGACTGCTCTCCAG ctgTGTGCATGGATCCAGGCTTGTCAAACTGTACCACACATATCGTGACCGTAACTATCAATGGAGATGACGCTGAAAATGTAAGGCCTAAGCCAAAGCCAG GAGATGGAG AATTTGTGGAAGTAATTTCCTTACCAAAGAATGACCTGCTGAATAGACTTGAGG CTCTGATAGCTGAAGAACATCTGACGGTGGACGCCAGAGTCTATTCCTACGCTCTGGCATTGAAACACGCAAACACGAAGCCGTTTGAGGTGCCCTTCCTGAAGTTTTAA
- the SEC61A2 gene encoding protein transport protein Sec61 subunit alpha isoform X2: MSSDSADPFYWMRVILASNRGTLMELGISPIVTSGLIMQLLAGAKIIEVGDTPKDRALFNGAQKLFGMIITIGQAIVYVMTGMYGDPAEMGAGICLLIIIQLFVAGLIVLLLDELLQKGYGLGSGISLFIATNICETIVWKAFSPTTINTGRGTEFEGAVIALFHLLATRTDKVRALREAFYRQNLPNLMNLIATVFVFAVVIYFQGFRVDLPIKSARYRGQYSTYPIKLFYTSNIPIILQSALVSNLYVISQMLSVRFSGNFLVNLLGQWADVSGGGPARSYPVGGLCYYLSPPESMGAIFEDPVHVVVYIIFMLGSCAFFSKTWIEVSGSSAKDVAKQLKEQQMVMRGHRDTSMVHELNRYIPTAAAFGGLCIGALSVLADFLGAIGSGTGILLAVTIIYQYFEIFVKEQAEVGGMGALFF; the protein is encoded by the exons ATGTCATCAGATTCTGCAGATCCTTTCTACTGGATGAGAGTTATCCTTGCATCCAACAGAG GAACTTTAATGGAATTGGGTATCTCCCCAATTGTAACATCTGGTTTGATCATGCAGTTGTTAGCTGGAGCCAAAATCATTGAAGTTGGAGATACACCCAAGGATAGAGCCTTGTTCAATGGAGCCCAGAAAT TGTTTGGCATGATCATTACCATTGGGCAAGCCATCGTGTACGTCATGACGGGCATGTACGGGGACCCTGCTGAGATGGGCGCTGGCATCTGTCTCCTCATCATCATCCAG TTGTTTGTTGCTGGTTTGATTGTGCTGCTGTTAGATGAGCTGCTACAGAAGGGTTACGGCTTGGGGTCTGGGATTTCCCTCTTTATTGCCACCAACATCTGTGAAACCATTGTCTGGAAGGCCTTTAGCCCCACTACCATTAACACTGGCCGAG GTACGGAGTTTGAGGGCGCAGTCATAGCTCTCTTTCATTTACTGGCCACCAGGACAGACAAAGTCCGAGCTCTGAGGGAGGCTTTCTACCGTCAGAATTTGCCCAATCTCATGAATCTCATTGCCACAGTTTTCGTGTTCGCTGTTGTTATATATTTTCAG GGATTCCGTGTGGACCTGCCCATCAAGTCAGCCCGCTACCGCGGGCAGTACAGCACCTACCCCATCAAGCTCTTCTACACGTCCAACATCCCCATCATCCTGCAGTCTGCCCTGGTGTCCAACCTGTATGTGATTTCCCAGATGCTGTCCGTTCGGTTCAGCGGCAACTTCCTAGTAAATTTACTAGGACAGTGGGCC GATGTCAGTGGGGGCGGACCTGCTCGTTCTTACCCAGTGGGTGGCCTTTGTTACTACCTTTCTCCTCCTGAGTCCATGGGCGCCATATTTGAGGATCCTGTCCATGTGGTTGTTTATATCATCTTCATGTTGGGATCATGTGCATTCTTTTCTAAGACATGGATAGAGGTGTCTGGTTCCTCAGCCAAAGAT GTAGCTAAACAGCTTAAAGAACAACAAATGGTAATGAGGGGCCACAGAGATACCTCCATGGTTCATGAGCTTAATAG GTACATCCCCACAGCAGCTGCGTTTGGGGGCTTATGCATCGGCGCCCTGTCAGTGTTGGCCGACTTCCTTGGGGCCATTGGCTCTGGCACTGGAATTCTGCTTGCAGTCACTATTATTTAtcagtattttgaaatatttgttaagGAACAGGCTGAAGTTGGCGGGATGGGTGCTTTGTTTTTCTAA
- the SEC61A2 gene encoding protein transport protein Sec61 subunit alpha isoform X1 has protein sequence MGIKFLEVIKPFCAVLPEIQKPERKIQFREKVLWTAITLFIFLVCCQIPLFGIMSSDSADPFYWMRVILASNRGTLMELGISPIVTSGLIMQLLAGAKIIEVGDTPKDRALFNGAQKLFGMIITIGQAIVYVMTGMYGDPAEMGAGICLLIIIQLFVAGLIVLLLDELLQKGYGLGSGISLFIATNICETIVWKAFSPTTINTGRGTEFEGAVIALFHLLATRTDKVRALREAFYRQNLPNLMNLIATVFVFAVVIYFQGFRVDLPIKSARYRGQYSTYPIKLFYTSNIPIILQSALVSNLYVISQMLSVRFSGNFLVNLLGQWADVSGGGPARSYPVGGLCYYLSPPESMGAIFEDPVHVVVYIIFMLGSCAFFSKTWIEVSGSSAKDVAKQLKEQQMVMRGHRDTSMVHELNRYIPTAAAFGGLCIGALSVLADFLGAIGSGTGILLAVTIIYQYFEIFVKEQAEVGGMGALFF, from the exons ATACCACTGTTTGGAATCATGTCATCAGATTCTGCAGATCCTTTCTACTGGATGAGAGTTATCCTTGCATCCAACAGAG GAACTTTAATGGAATTGGGTATCTCCCCAATTGTAACATCTGGTTTGATCATGCAGTTGTTAGCTGGAGCCAAAATCATTGAAGTTGGAGATACACCCAAGGATAGAGCCTTGTTCAATGGAGCCCAGAAAT TGTTTGGCATGATCATTACCATTGGGCAAGCCATCGTGTACGTCATGACGGGCATGTACGGGGACCCTGCTGAGATGGGCGCTGGCATCTGTCTCCTCATCATCATCCAG TTGTTTGTTGCTGGTTTGATTGTGCTGCTGTTAGATGAGCTGCTACAGAAGGGTTACGGCTTGGGGTCTGGGATTTCCCTCTTTATTGCCACCAACATCTGTGAAACCATTGTCTGGAAGGCCTTTAGCCCCACTACCATTAACACTGGCCGAG GTACGGAGTTTGAGGGCGCAGTCATAGCTCTCTTTCATTTACTGGCCACCAGGACAGACAAAGTCCGAGCTCTGAGGGAGGCTTTCTACCGTCAGAATTTGCCCAATCTCATGAATCTCATTGCCACAGTTTTCGTGTTCGCTGTTGTTATATATTTTCAG GGATTCCGTGTGGACCTGCCCATCAAGTCAGCCCGCTACCGCGGGCAGTACAGCACCTACCCCATCAAGCTCTTCTACACGTCCAACATCCCCATCATCCTGCAGTCTGCCCTGGTGTCCAACCTGTATGTGATTTCCCAGATGCTGTCCGTTCGGTTCAGCGGCAACTTCCTAGTAAATTTACTAGGACAGTGGGCC GATGTCAGTGGGGGCGGACCTGCTCGTTCTTACCCAGTGGGTGGCCTTTGTTACTACCTTTCTCCTCCTGAGTCCATGGGCGCCATATTTGAGGATCCTGTCCATGTGGTTGTTTATATCATCTTCATGTTGGGATCATGTGCATTCTTTTCTAAGACATGGATAGAGGTGTCTGGTTCCTCAGCCAAAGAT GTAGCTAAACAGCTTAAAGAACAACAAATGGTAATGAGGGGCCACAGAGATACCTCCATGGTTCATGAGCTTAATAG GTACATCCCCACAGCAGCTGCGTTTGGGGGCTTATGCATCGGCGCCCTGTCAGTGTTGGCCGACTTCCTTGGGGCCATTGGCTCTGGCACTGGAATTCTGCTTGCAGTCACTATTATTTAtcagtattttgaaatatttgttaagGAACAGGCTGAAGTTGGCGGGATGGGTGCTTTGTTTTTCTAA
- the NUDT5 gene encoding ADP-sugar pyrophosphatase isoform X1 yields MEQESAGSSRNTKQSIISEELISEGKWVKLEKTTYRDPTGKTRTWETVKRTTRKGQSADGVAIIPVLQRTLHYECIILVKQFRPPMGGYCLEFPAGLIDDNESPEAAALRELEEETGYKGDVADCSPAVCMDPGLSNCTTHIVTVTINGDDAENVRPKPKPGDGGTSSHPGGWPCAPVLQREWLRHRELLGWAHLASGSVFTCTLFV; encoded by the exons ATGGAACAGGAATCAGCAGGCTCTTCCCGAAATACCAAACAGTCTATTATCTCAGAGGAG TtaatttcagaaggaaaatggGTCAAACTTGAAAAAACAACTTACAGAGATCCTACTGGTAAAACAAG AACATGGGAGACTGTGAAGCGGACAACCAGGAAAGGCCAGTCGGCTGACG GTGTGGCAATCATCCCTGTGTTGCAGAGAACCCTTCACTACGAATGCATCATTCTGGTGAAGCAGTTCCGACCCCCGATGGGAGGCTACTGCCTAGAATTCCCCGCGG GTCTCATCGATGACAACGAAAGCCCAGAAGCAGCTGCTCTTCGGGAACTCGAGGAGGAAACCGGCTACAAGGGCGATGTTGCTGACTGCTCTCCAG ctgTGTGCATGGATCCAGGCTTGTCAAACTGTACCACACATATCGTGACCGTAACTATCAATGGAGATGACGCTGAAAATGTAAGGCCTAAGCCAAAGCCAG GAGATGGAGGTACGTCGTCACACCCCGGGGGCTGGCCTTGTGCGCCGGTGTTGCAGCGGGAGTGGCTGAGGCATCGTGAGTTGCTCGGGTGGGCTCACCTGGCGTCTGGCTCAGTTTTCACTTGTACTTTGTTTGTTTAG